The genomic window ATGTTGATCATCATGCATAACTGGAATTTCAAGCTCTTCTACTAATCTTCTTTCAATTTCAAAACATTCAGGTGCTTTTATATCTTCAAGATTTATTCCACCAAATGTAGGAGAAATAGCTTTTACAATGTCACAAAATTTATTAATATCTGTTTCATCTACTTCTATATCAAATGAATCAACAGCAGCAAATTTTTTGAATAATACAGCTTTACCTTCCATTACAGGTTTTGAAGCAAGTGCTCCAATATTTCCAAGTCCTAAAACTGCTGTTCCATTTGAAATAACAGCTACTAAGTTTCTTTTTGACGTGTATTCAAAAGCAAGAGCAGGATCTTTTGCTATTTCTTCGCAAGGAAATGCAACTCCTGGAGAATATGCTAAAGATAAATCTTTTTGAGTTTCCAATCTTGTTGTAGTTGCAATTGCAACTTTGCCAGGAGTTGGAATTCTGTGATAGTTTAATGCTTCTTCTTTAGTAACTTTTGTACTCATTGTTTCCCTTTTCTATAGTTTGATTTATTATATAATTATGAAATCTAGAAATAGTAACAAAAAGAAACTTAAATAAAATAAATTCAGACTGTTTTTTATTTCTAAGATATTTTTAAGCATATTATGTAAAAATTATGTAAGTCTTAATTTTTTATAAATTTATTATATTAATTTTATATTTTTATATTAATAAAAACATAGTTTAATTAATTCTTTAAATTATTATCCTCATCATTCATTCTTAAATTATTAAATTATTTAGTACAAAAGATAAAAAAACACTTTTATGACATTTATGTATATTAATATTTCGCATAGATATAAAATATAAAGGAAAAATAAAAAGATGCTAACAAGAATAGAACATGATTTAATTGGAGATAAAGAAATTCCAATAGATGCATATTATGGAATTCAAACAGCAAGAGCGAAGGAAAACTTTGATGCCTCAGGTGTTACATTATCAAGTTTTACTACATTTATTACTTCACTTGCAAAAGTAAAAAAAGCTACTGCGTTAGCAAATTTTGAATTAAATCAATTGGATGAAAAGAAAAAAAATGCAATCTGTCAAGCTTGTGATGAGATTATTGATGGTAAACTCCATGAAGAATTTATAGTTGATATGATTCAAGGTGGAGCTGGAACTTCTACTAATATGAATGCAAATGAAGTTATTGCAAATAGAGCTTTAGAAATATTAGGACATAAAAAAGGTGAATATAAACACCTTCATCCAAATAATGATGTAAATTTATCTCAATCTACAAATGATGTTTATCCAACTGCAATAAAAATCACATTATATGAAAAAATATTTGAACTTGTAGATTCTATGAAAATTTTAGAAAACTCAATGGCTAAAAAAGCAATTGAATTCCAAAATGTAATAAAAATGGGAAGAACACAACTTCAAGATGCTGTGCCTATGACTTTAGGACAAGAGTTTAATACTTATGCAATTACAATTGATGATGATATTCAAAGATTAATAGAATGCCAACAATTAATAAGACAGATGAATCTTGGAGCAACTGCAATTGGAACGGGAATTAATTCTCATCCACAATATGTAAAAATTGTAGAGAGAAAACTACAAGAAGTTACAAATAGACCTTTTGTTACTGCAAAAGATTTAGTTGAATCAACACAAGATACAGGAGCATTTGTTCAAATTTCTGGTGTTTTAAAAAGAGTATCAGCAAAATTATCAAAAATATGTAATGACTTAAGACTTTTAAGTTCAGGTCCACGAACTGGATTTAATGAGATTAATCTTCCAGCAATGCAACCTGGAAGTTCAATAATGCCAGGAAAAGTAAACCCAGTAATTCCTGAAATGGTAAATCAAATAGCTTATCAAGTTATTGGAACTGATGTTACTATTACAATGGCTAGTGAAGGTGGACAATTACAATTAAATGTTTTTGAACCAATTATTGCCTATAACTTATTTAATTCAATAAATATGCTGAAAAAAGGTTTTGAAAGTCTAGCTTATAAATGTATTGATGGAATTACAGCAAATGAGTTAAGATGTGAAGAGTTAGTATTAAATAGTATTGGACTTGTTACTGCACTTAACCCATATATTGGATATGAAAATTCAACAATGGTTGCAAAAATAGCTTTAAATAGTAACAAATCTGTTTATGATGTAGTTTTAGAGAAAAACTTATTATCAAAAGAAGAATTAGATAGAATTATACAACCACAAAATATGATAAGACCAATCGCTTATTAAATTAAGTTAAACAAGAAGTTAATCTTCTTGTTTTATTTTTAAACTTAGGACAATTATAATGCCAATAAAAGCTTTTTTATTAATAGTATTGTTCTTTTTTAACTATTCATTTGCAACTACTTCAGATAATAAATCCCATATATTAATTATTAATTCCTATCATAAAGGTTTTCAATGGAGTGATGAACTTATTTTTGGACTTGAAAAAGTTATTAATAATGATAAAACTGTTGAAACAACTATTCTTTACATGGATTCAAAAAGAATATCTTCGAGTGAATACTATGAGGAATTAAAAGACCTTTATAAACTTCAATTAAATAATAGAAAATATGACTTAGTCTTGCTTGTAGACAAATTTGCTTATGAATTTGCACTTAAAAATTATAATGAACTTTTTAAAAACAATGAAAAATTAGTATTTACAGGTATTGAACAATATGAGCCTTTATTAGTTGAAAAGTCTGGCTTAACTGGGAAAATATCTGGAATAATAGAAAAAAGAGCTATTTTTGATATTGTAAATATTATAAATAAAATGATGCCAAAATTAAAAAAACTATATATTATAAATGATTTTAGTAAAAATGGAGACGATTCAGATATTGCTATACGAAATGCTATTAATCTAAATAATAACTTAGAAATTGAATACATTAGATATTCAACTATAGATGAACTTAAAAAGAAGTTCTCAACATATAAAAAAGATGAAGCTATATTTTTTGTACGTTTTTATAATAATACAAATCAAGAATTACATACAAATCAAGAGATTGCATCAATGATTAACTCTTTTGAATTACCTACATTTTCTACTGATTCATTATTTATTGAAAAAGGTTCAGTTGGTGGAAAACTTGTATTAATTGAAAACTTAGGGAAAAGTACTGGAAATTTACTTTTAGAACTCTTAAATGATAAAAATGCAAAACCTATTATAAAAACATATGATAGTTATTCATATATTTTTGATTATGAAAAATTAAAAAAATTTGATTTAAATACAGATTTTTTAAAGAAAAAAGTTACCTTTGTAAATGTACCTTTATCTTTTTTGGATAAAAATAGAAGTTTAGTAAATGCTGTATTTATTATTTCTCCTGTTTTACTCTTTTTTATTCTTCTTTTGTTTTATAATCTACAACTACAAATAAAAAATACAAAACATCAAGAATTTATAATCCAACAATCAAAACTAGCAGAAATTGGAGAAATAATCTCATCAATTGCTCACCAATGGAAAGAACCATTAATTGAAATATCTACTTTAGTTCAAGAACATGTAGCTTCAAGTAAAAAAACAAAAGAAGAAGAGGAAAAATACCTAAAAGATATAATGTTTCAGATTTATTATATGACAGATACTATAAATGATTTTCAAGATTTTATAAAACCATCAACTAAAAAGACACACTTTGATATAAAAGATGCCATTATCAAAATGATGCATATTGTAGAACACAACATAAAATATAGCTATATTGATATAAATATCAATTTTCAAGAAGAAACAAAACTTATTGTCTTGGGTTATAACAATGAATTAATGCAAAGTCTTTTAAATATTGTAAATAATGCAAAAGATTCAATAATCAAACAAAGAGTATCAAACAAAAAATTTAAAGGTCTAATAAATATAGATATTTTCAAAAGAACACAATATGTTCAAATAGAAATAAGTGATAATGGTGGAGGAATAGATAAAAAAGATATGAAAAAGATTTTTGATCCATACTACACAACAAAAGAAAAAGGACATGGAATTGGACTTTATATGACTAAAGTAATTATTGAGGATAAAATGGATGGTTTAATTTATGCTGTAAATAAAAATAATGGTGCAACTTTTATAATAAGACTGAGGTTAGAAAATGAAAATTTTAGTTCTTGAAGATAATGAAAATTTATGCAATTTTATAAAAACATCTTTAGAAAAAGAAGGTTATGTGATTGATACATTTTATGATGGTGAAGATGCTTTAGAAGTTTTGAACAACGGTTATAGTTGTTTTATACTAGATATAAATGTGGCTTCTATTGATGGAATATCTATATTAAAAACTATTCGTATGTATAGTAAAAATATTCCTGTAATCATTATGAGTTCAAATCATGAACTAGAAAAGATACAAGCTTCTTATGAATTGGGTTGTGATGATTATTTAAAAAAACCATTTTTGATGTATGAATTAATTCAAAAAGTAAAAAAGCTTTGTCAAATAAAACAACAAATATTTGATTTTACAAATAATTTTATATATGACTATGATAATAGAAATTTAAAAGGTCCAGATGGCGAAATAAAACTTGCAAAAAAAGAGATACTTTTTTTAGAACTACTTTGCAAAAACCCAACTAGAATATTCTCTTTTGAAGAGATTGAAAACTATGTATGGGAAGGAGAGGAAACAGCTTTAATAAACATAAGAGGTTTAGTAAAACGTCTTCGAAAAAAAATTCCTGAAAATACAATAAATATTGTTAAAGGCATAGGATATAAATTAAATCTTTAAAATAATAAAAATTTCTTTAAAAAAAACCATAAAAAGCACTTTTAGGACATGTTAACTTATTAAAATATTTTTAATATAAATTAAGGAGAGAAAATGTCAAG from Arcobacter venerupis includes these protein-coding regions:
- the aspA gene encoding aspartate ammonia-lyase, producing the protein MLTRIEHDLIGDKEIPIDAYYGIQTARAKENFDASGVTLSSFTTFITSLAKVKKATALANFELNQLDEKKKNAICQACDEIIDGKLHEEFIVDMIQGGAGTSTNMNANEVIANRALEILGHKKGEYKHLHPNNDVNLSQSTNDVYPTAIKITLYEKIFELVDSMKILENSMAKKAIEFQNVIKMGRTQLQDAVPMTLGQEFNTYAITIDDDIQRLIECQQLIRQMNLGATAIGTGINSHPQYVKIVERKLQEVTNRPFVTAKDLVESTQDTGAFVQISGVLKRVSAKLSKICNDLRLLSSGPRTGFNEINLPAMQPGSSIMPGKVNPVIPEMVNQIAYQVIGTDVTITMASEGGQLQLNVFEPIIAYNLFNSINMLKKGFESLAYKCIDGITANELRCEELVLNSIGLVTALNPYIGYENSTMVAKIALNSNKSVYDVVLEKNLLSKEELDRIIQPQNMIRPIAY
- a CDS encoding response regulator transcription factor; translated protein: MKILVLEDNENLCNFIKTSLEKEGYVIDTFYDGEDALEVLNNGYSCFILDINVASIDGISILKTIRMYSKNIPVIIMSSNHELEKIQASYELGCDDYLKKPFLMYELIQKVKKLCQIKQQIFDFTNNFIYDYDNRNLKGPDGEIKLAKKEILFLELLCKNPTRIFSFEEIENYVWEGEETALINIRGLVKRLRKKIPENTINIVKGIGYKLNL
- a CDS encoding sensor histidine kinase, with the protein product MPIKAFLLIVLFFFNYSFATTSDNKSHILIINSYHKGFQWSDELIFGLEKVINNDKTVETTILYMDSKRISSSEYYEELKDLYKLQLNNRKYDLVLLVDKFAYEFALKNYNELFKNNEKLVFTGIEQYEPLLVEKSGLTGKISGIIEKRAIFDIVNIINKMMPKLKKLYIINDFSKNGDDSDIAIRNAINLNNNLEIEYIRYSTIDELKKKFSTYKKDEAIFFVRFYNNTNQELHTNQEIASMINSFELPTFSTDSLFIEKGSVGGKLVLIENLGKSTGNLLLELLNDKNAKPIIKTYDSYSYIFDYEKLKKFDLNTDFLKKKVTFVNVPLSFLDKNRSLVNAVFIISPVLLFFILLLFYNLQLQIKNTKHQEFIIQQSKLAEIGEIISSIAHQWKEPLIEISTLVQEHVASSKKTKEEEEKYLKDIMFQIYYMTDTINDFQDFIKPSTKKTHFDIKDAIIKMMHIVEHNIKYSYIDININFQEETKLIVLGYNNELMQSLLNIVNNAKDSIIKQRVSNKKFKGLINIDIFKRTQYVQIEISDNGGGIDKKDMKKIFDPYYTTKEKGHGIGLYMTKVIIEDKMDGLIYAVNKNNGATFIIRLRLENENFSS